One region of Salvia miltiorrhiza cultivar Shanhuang (shh) chromosome 3, IMPLAD_Smil_shh, whole genome shotgun sequence genomic DNA includes:
- the LOC131017190 gene encoding disease resistance protein RPP13-like codes for MYHLDRIGDEIESIRARLDATDKSCERYGIKDLGEAAESASRWEVELRRRLCPWQKDEHLVGVEDDVKKLLQELILYEEKKGLSIAVLEGMGGIGKSTLAREIYNHPKVVAGPFDCRGWVVVSSEFTPQETIKQLIFQLQMSEEDKKELLDEIKKQEESMKDKLFVQEELKQMLHKQLEGISYFIVLDDVWEKQHLESLITAFPNQQGKSSTIFLY; via the coding sequence ATGTACCACCTCGACAGAATTGGGGATGAGATTGAGTCGATCCGAGCTAGGCTTGATGCCACTGACAAAAGCTGCGAGAGGTACGGGATCAAGGATCTCGGAGAGGCGGCCGAGTCGGCATCGAGATGGGAAGTTGAATTGCGGCGGCGGTTGTGTCCTTGGCAAAAGGACGAACACCTTGTGGGCGTTGAAGATGATGTGAAAAAGCTGCTGCAAGAATTGATTCTTTATGAGGAGAAGAAAGGGCTTTCCATTGCGGTGTTAGAGGGCATGGGTGGGATCGGGAAATCAACACTTGCCCGGGAAATATACAACCACCCCAAAGTCGTTGCTGGTCCATTCGACTGCCGTGGTTGGGTTGTGGTGTCGAGTGAATTTACACCACAAGAGACCATCAAGCAACTTATCTTCCAGCTGCAAATGTCTGAGGAAGATAAAAAAGAGCTGCTTGACGAAATCAAGAAACAGGAGGAGTCTATGAAGGATAAGCTGTTTGTCCAAGAGGAGCTGAAACAAATGCTTCATAAGCAATTGGAGGGCATATCATATTTCATAGTTCTCGATGATGTTTGGGAGAAGCAACATTTAGAATCTCTCATCACTGCTTTCCCAAATCAACAAGGTAAATCATCTACAATTTTCCTATACTAA
- the LOC131018193 gene encoding F-box/kelch-repeat protein At3g23880-like: MSEPANPTSLSPLAAPTNIGTLLMRFLIVGCYNGLLCILEKPSEIHLWNPSTGISKKLPEISNVGSVGDFGFGWVESSGEYKVFVSVLDNYQLKRAGKLYSSKTKSWKTIEHCKDLCTYRCEEGVFAGGKLYWTNYKGYKEVIIFLDLKSEVFGRTELPIDQEYRAQKLLGVLGGCLCALHFNHYYCGTVVQVWVMKESWEKVVTLSHLLELLQPAPLVEGPNGEILVNCVSTLLVFDRHDNVFRCPKVCCDYISTHVYVESLVSPEDL, translated from the coding sequence ATGAGTGAGCCAGCAAATCCTACCTCTTTATCTCCTTTAGCTGCTCCAACGAATATTGGTACATTATTGATGCGATTTCTAATTGTGGGGTGCTATAATGGGCTGCTCTGCATTCTCGAAAAACCAAGTGAAATTCACTTGTGGAATCCATCCACAGGAATCTCCAAGAAACTGCCAGAAATTTCTAATGTCGGATCTGTTGGTGATTTTGGATTCGGTTGGGTTGAATCGAGTGGTGAGTACAAGGTGTTTGTGAGTGTGCTTGATAATTACCAGTTGAAGCGGGCCGGTAAACTTTATAGTTCAAAGacaaaatcatggaaaacaaTAGAGCACTGCAAGGATTTATGTACATATCGTTGCGAAGAGGGTGTGTTTGCAGGTGGGAAGCTTTACTGGACGAATTATAAAGGATATAAAGAAGTTATTATTTTCTTAGACTTGAAGAGTGAGGTGTTTGGAAGGACTGAGCTTCCCATTGATCAAGAGTATCGCGCTCAAAAGTTATTGGGTGTGCTTGGTGGTTGCCTTTGCGCGCTACATTTTAATCATTATTATTGTGGAACAGTCGTTCAAGTTTGGGTTATGAAGGAGTCTTGGGAGAAAGTGGTGACTCTTTCTCATCTTCTTGAGCTTCTTCAACCAGCACCATTGGTGGAGGGTCCAAACGGTGAGATTTTGGTAAATTGTGTATCCACTTTGTTGGTTTTTGATCGCCATGATAATGTGTTCCGTTGTCCCAAGGTTTGTTGCGATTACATATCAACTCATGTCTATGTTGAAAGTTTAGTCTCCCCAGAAGATTTATGA
- the LOC131018192 gene encoding F-box protein At3g07870-like: protein MESVRIVGCCNGLVCCCIDLRRGRFLLWNPATRISMELPQLELVNRDRPSSISGFGWDESSSAYKVFVVLLSSRKFMGRVYSSNTNSWKTVEFFYIGLIHSKAHFVSGKLHWLHIKNTDETDNYEIATFDLKKEEFGVMKLPRGAKSVRLGVNEGRLTMILEEKSTDFDVWVMKQDCWVKVRDGVVYEPCEVLPSVAPFYAVDEAEIRQVHGSDFKLYDQARDDVHLQMKKIRDSLQTHLYIESLVSPVPDKNLCRAI from the coding sequence ATGGAGTCCGTCCGTATAGTGGGGTGCTGTAATGGGCTGGTCTGCTGCTGCATTGATCTCAGGAGAGGCCGTTTCTTACTATGGAATCCTGCCACCAGAATCTCCATGGAATTACCACAATTGGAATTAGTGAATAGAGACCGGCCCTCGTCCATATCCGGATTCGGTTGGGATGAATCGAGCAGTGCATACAAGGTGTTTGTGGTTTTGCTTAGCAGTAGAAAGTTTATGGGTAGAGTTTATAGTTCAAACACAAATTCATGGAAAACAGTCGAGTTTTTTTATATCGGTTTGATACATAGTAAGGCGCATTTTGTGAGTGGAAAGCTTCATTGGCTTCACATTAAGAATACAGATGAGACGGATAATTATGAAATTGCTacatttgatttgaagaaggaGGAGTTTGGAGTGATGAAGCTTCCACGTGGCGCAAAATCAGTGCGCTTGGGCGTGAACGAGGGTCGCCTTACCATGATATTAGAAGAGAAGAGCACAGACTTTGATGTGTGGGTAATGAAGCAGGATTGTTGGGTGAAAGTGAGGGATGGTGTTGTTTATGAGCCTTGTGAAGTTCTTCCATCCGTAGCCCCATTTTACGCAGTCGACGAGGCGGAGATTCGGCAAGTTCATGGGTCGGATTTTAAGCTCTACGATCAAGCACGAGATGATGTGCATTTGCAGATGAAGAAAATTAGAGATTCCTTGCAAACGCATCTCTACATCGAAAGTTTAGTCTCTCCGGTCCCCGACAAGAATCTGTGCCGAGCGATTTGA